Proteins from a genomic interval of Pectinophora gossypiella chromosome 4, ilPecGoss1.1, whole genome shotgun sequence:
- the LOC126382382 gene encoding histone PARylation factor 1, which translates to MSEEWQAYIKDPRKVCKYGANCYQKNPDHHKHFKHPPINHKRKAEHKAPAKKRFRHSSEDRDNKPSHNDVKDTSGDKNDEDTSNLKNESSVEDTASTSNTETKQAFDESFTITLPETISYHDENDYTLLKELFLVEMPLDFFQFHKCLQEEKDFEKMLASVNLELIGPFDLLLGKLPVLDDKDLYLIHWRFFYDPPEFQAILKKKGKSEYHIGYFRDEPDAAPVFLASSDSAKGCHITPIAENIFATVYLYLQNEKKTSPFVSAACQKLMDKVKHWAETHKYSLEEYNMKKRLMQSVTKTFHGAGIVVPFNKKTELGYRKLVQTDANLKKLFAKLESAKSQRDKDKLLSEIQPVITYASIAVDECDFGTGLEAGIDLFCSGLKELQHSALSSLQAVYTLLNREAFSKIIQAHIKYRRKGPNMSLMNK; encoded by the exons ATGTCTGAAGAATGGCAAGCGTATATTAAAGATCCTAGAAAAGTATGTAAGTATGGTGCGAATTGCTACCAAAAAAATCCGGACCACcataaacattttaaacatCCGCCTATAAAccataaaagaaaagctgagCACAAAGCACCGGCAAAAAAACGTTTCAGACATTCTTCAGAAGATAGAGATAATAAGCCCAGTCACAATGATGTAAAAGATACGAGTGGAGACAAAAATGATGAAGATACAAGTAACCTCAAAAACGAAAGTTCTGTTGAAGACACAGCTTCTACGTCTAATACAGAAACCAAGCAAGCCTTTGATGAATCTTTCACGATCACCTTACCAGAAACAATATCCTATCACGATGAAAACGACTACACATTGCTCAAAGAGCTGTTCCTCGTAGAAATGCCACTAGACTTCTTCCAGTTTCATAAGTGTTTGCAAGAAGAGAAAGATTTCGAGAAAATGTTGGCAAGTGTGAACTTAGAACTGATTGGACCATTTGATCTGTTATTGGGAAAACTGCCAGTTTTAGATGATAAAGACTTGTACTTGATACACTGGAGATTCTTCTACGATCCTCCTGAATTCCAG GCAATCTTAAAAAAGAAAGGCAAGAGTGAGTACCATATTGGATACTTCAGAGACGAGCCGGACGCAGCCCCAGTGTTCCTGGCTAGCAGTGACAGTGCCAAGGGCTGCCACATTACTCCCATAGCTGAAAACATCTTTGCGACAGTATA cttatatttacaaaatgagAAGAAAACATCACCATTTGTGTCTGCAGCGTGTCAAAAACTTATGGATAAAGTAAAGCACTGGGCAGAGACGCATAAATACTCCCTTGAGGAGTACAATATGAAGAAGAGACTGATGCAGTCAGTGACTAAGACATTCCACGGTGCTGGCATTGTGGTGCCTTTCAACAAGAAAACTGAACTTGGGTATAGGAAACTTGTCCAAACTGATG CAAACCTAAAGAAACTATTCGCAAAATTGGAATCAGCGAAGTCTCAAAGAGATAAAGATAAATTGTTATCGGAGATCCAGCCAGTGATAACATACGCCAGCATAGCAGTGGACGAGTGCGACTTCGGCACCGGCCTGGAGGCTGGTATCGACCTGTTCTGTTCGGGACTCAAGGAACTGCAGCACAGTGCCTTAAGCAGCCTGCAAGCAGTGTATACGTTACTAAACAGAGAAGCTTTTAGTAAAATTATTCAG GCGCATATTAAATATCGTCGCAAAGGCCCTAACATGTCGCTAATGAATAAGTAA
- the LOC126382399 gene encoding uncharacterized protein LOC126382399 has protein sequence MERQDGWGGGELGAAENATEHSQADRDRVRIEFYATYDVMTGVRIAATLGGFFALMVFLIVYKSRSKSVKALNDPKIVELAEAVVAEEEAVEEERQLTAALEEALSERARSRPSIGEEPPWPRTARFMSYGGGYGSLLAPPRRLSTLRGDSLPGSALRFAERRASGGPRDRRLSSATCSSSGSSYLERRGSSVVCALPERRLSPCPSERLAPLASVGSVGPSYAVECELASVGADSVFAEDDADSTDDEVEQFSTDSGGGEAAVAGESTELATRPQPLNLRMGHPASHSRETLF, from the coding sequence ATGGAACGTCAAGATGGTTGGGGTGGCGGAGAGCTGGGTGCGGCTGAGAATGCCACCGAGCATTCTCAAGCCGATCGCGACCGGGTGCGGATTGAGTTCTACGCCACCTATGACGTCATGACCGGCGTGCGAATAGCCGCTACGCTTGGCGGCTTTTTCGCACTAATGGTATTTCTGATCGTCTACAAGAGTCGTAGCAAATCAGTAAAAGCCCTAAATGATCCGAAGATTGTAGAGCTTGCTGAAGCAGTGGTTGCGGAAGAAGAAGCCGTTGAAGAGGAACGCCAGCTCACTGCGGCTTTAGAGGAAGCGTTGTCGGAACGTGCACGGTCTCGACCCTCCATTGGTGAAGAACCGCCCTGGCCTCGCACTGCTCGCTTCATGTCATACGGTGGCGGATATGGCAGTTTGTTAGCACCTCCACGACGTCTGTCCACTCTTCGTGGAGACTCGCTACCGGGGTCTGCGCTACGGTTTGCTGAGAGGCGAGCTTCTGGTGGTCCACGTGACCGTCGCTTGAGCTCAGCAACATGTTCCAGCTCTGGAAGTTCCTATCTGGAGCGCCGTGGCTCGTCAGTGGTATGTGCGCTACCGGAACGTCGACTCTCGCCATGTCCTAGCGAGCGACTCGCACCACTCGCCTCAGTGGGGAGTGTAGGACCATCGTACGCAGTGGAGTGTGAACTTGCGTCTGTCGGCGCGGACTCTGTGTTTGCCGAGGATGACGCCGACTCTACTGATGATGAGGTGGAACAGTTTTCCACAGATAGTGGCGGTGGTGAAGCGGCGGTAGCGGGAGAGAGCACGGAGCTAGCCACTCGGCCGCAGCCACTGAATTTGCGAATGGGCCATCCCGCCTCGCACTCGCGCGAAACGTTGTTCTAG